From Oncorhynchus mykiss isolate Arlee chromosome 6, USDA_OmykA_1.1, whole genome shotgun sequence, the proteins below share one genomic window:
- the lmbrd2a gene encoding G-protein coupled receptor-associated protein LMBRD2a isoform X1: protein MCLYCYLCTRPTVCAGFTQTHRQTVCEGDGTVCGYSSNRMSGGALGIEIVLVFFLPLFLLHRYGHFRKQHPLVLFGTLLSWYLCFLIVFILPLDVSTTIYNQCKIDNEKPRSLTSSDPSNQTSNSSVFPTSTPKVCHKPWSYIPDGILPVFWRVVYWTSQCLTWLLLPFMQSYASSGGFSIPGKIKTALIENAIYYGTYLVIFCSLLIYLAAHPQWQLTWQGLQTISIAAANTWGLFLLVLLLGYGLVEIPCLYWNSSRHGYLLAKTYFKAAKLSKEKSDAEENMDDAMEEVANVNESIGYGHPLRISIDTILRKCPMEIQEKMVRPNTEDSEEESTQRTYPSKRSLVKLHKQVICAGQRHSQTQVQWAILLEEAFHLEDVCKNETNTSHQFVHSFLSSQPPGWLGKYLYTPTIEWYWECVLRQWCYRMLALLLSLLSVAVVWSECTFFSTHPVLSLFAIFIQLAESDYNYLYIEMACFLTILFLCVCVYSTVFRIRVFNYYYLVPHHQTDAYSLLFSGMLFCRLTPPLCLNFLGLIHMDASISHQQRIETAYTTIMGSMRLLSFIADGFYIYYPMLIVLLCIATYCSLGTRCLNLLGFPQYISQSDDLTSELVEEGRELIRRERRNRQRSEDRESRKRGWRERYGEQRNVRRSRNGYSELKDNDSPSDNSDIAQLTRRESGDHTGLLQDVDTTSLDPSDSPTQRYAGGRYLSLASSRTPIFNNV from the exons ATGTGTTTGTATTGCTACCTATGTACCCGCCCCACAGTCTGTGCAgggttcacacagacacacagacagacagtgtgtgaagGTGATGGCACAGTATGTGGGTATAGCAGCAACAGGATGAGCGGTGGAGCCCTGGGTATCGAGATTGTGCTGGTCTTCTTCCTGCCACTTTTTCTCCTGCATCGCTATGGACACTTCCGCAAGCAGCACCCACTGGTGCTGTTCGGGACCCTCCTGTCCTGGTATCTCTGCTTCCTCATCGTCTTCATCCTTCCCCTGGATGTCAGCACG ACCATATATAACCAGTGTAAGATTGACAACGAGAAACCCAGGTCTCTGACCAGTTCAGACCCCTCTAATCAGACATCCAACTCCTCTGTCTTCCCTACAAG CACACCTAAAGTATGTCACAAACCATGGAGCTATATTCCTGATGGAATTCTGCCAGTGTTCTGGCGCGTGGTCTACTGGACCTCTCAGTGTCTGACCTG GCTGTTGCTCCCCTTCATGCAGTCCTATGCAAGCTCTGGGGGCTTTTCTATCCCCGGTAAGATTAAGACGGCCCTTATCGAGAACGCCATCTACTATGGCACCTACCTGGTCATCTTTTGCTCCTTGCTTATCTACTTGGCTGCCCATCCCCAGTGGCAGCTAACCTG GCAGGGTCTGCAAACCATTAGCATCGCAGCAGCAAACACCTGGGGGCTTTTCCTCTTGGTGCTGTTGCTAGGTTATGGCCTGGTGGAGATCCCGTGCTTGTACTGGAACTCCTCTCGCCACGGTTACCTGTTGGCCAAGACCTACTTCAAGGCGGCCAAGCTGTCAAAGGAAAAGTCAGACGCCGAGGAAAACATGGATGACGCCATGGAG GAGGTGGCAAATGTCAACGAATCAATCGGGTACGGTCACCCCCTAAGGATCAGCATTGACACTATTTTGAGAAAG TGTCCCATGGAAATCCAGGAGAAAATGGTGAGGCCGAACACAGAGGACAGTGAGGAGGAAAGCACACAGAGGACCTATCCTTCCAAAAGGAGCCTAGTGAAGCTTCATAAGCAA gTGATCTGTGCTGGCCAGAGACACAGTCAAACCCAGGTCCAGTGGGCGATCCTTCTGGAAGAGGCCTTCCATTTAGAGGACGTGTGTAAGAATGAGACCAATACCTCCCATCAGTTTGTCCATAGtttcctctcctcccagccacCCGGCTGGCTCGGCAAATACCTGTACACTCCTACCATAG AGTGGTACTGGGAGTGTGTGCTGCGACAGTGGTGCTACCGGATGCTGGCACTACTGctgtctctactctctgtggCTGTGGTGTGGTCTGAATGCACGTTCTTCAGCAcacatcctgtcctctctctcttcgcCATCTTCATCCAGTTAGCAGAGAGTGACTACAACTACTTGTACATAGAG ATGGCGTGCTTCCTCACTATTTTGTTCCTGTGCGTTTGTGTCTACTCCACCGTGTTCCGCATCCGAGTCTTCAACTACTACTACCTGGTACCTCATCATCAGACAGACGCCTACAGCCTACTGTTCAGCGGAAT GTTGTTCTGTCGACTGACTCCTCCGCTGTGTCTCAACTTCCTGGGTCTCATCCACATGGACGCCTCCATTTCTCACCAGCAGAGAATAGAGACAGCATACACCACA ATCATGGGCTCTAtgcgtctcctctccttcatagCAGATGGTTTCTACATCTATTACCCCATGCTCATAGTCCTCCTCTGCATCGCCACCTACTGCAG CCTGGGTACCCGCTGCCTCAACCTCCTGGGGTTCCCACAGTATATTAGTCAGAGCGATGACTTgacctctgagctggtggaagagGGCAGAGAGCTTATCAGAAGAG aaagAAGAAACCGACAGAGAAGCGAGGATAGGGAGAGTCGGAAACGA GGATGGAGAGAGCGCTATGGAGAACAGCGAAATGTGAGGAGGAGCAGAAATGGTTATTCCGAGTTAAAGGACAACGACTCTCCCTCAGACAACAGTGACA TTGCCCAGTTGACcaggagagagagcggggatCACACTGGGCTACTTCAGGACGTGGACACCACAAGCCTAGATCCTAGTGATTCTCCAACCCAGAG GTACGCAGGAGGACGTTACCTCTCCCTGGCGTCCTCTCGGACACCCATTTTCAACAATGTCTGA
- the lmbrd2a gene encoding G-protein coupled receptor-associated protein LMBRD2a isoform X2 → MSGGALGIEIVLVFFLPLFLLHRYGHFRKQHPLVLFGTLLSWYLCFLIVFILPLDVSTTIYNQCKIDNEKPRSLTSSDPSNQTSNSSVFPTSTPKVCHKPWSYIPDGILPVFWRVVYWTSQCLTWLLLPFMQSYASSGGFSIPGKIKTALIENAIYYGTYLVIFCSLLIYLAAHPQWQLTWQGLQTISIAAANTWGLFLLVLLLGYGLVEIPCLYWNSSRHGYLLAKTYFKAAKLSKEKSDAEENMDDAMEEVANVNESIGYGHPLRISIDTILRKCPMEIQEKMVRPNTEDSEEESTQRTYPSKRSLVKLHKQVICAGQRHSQTQVQWAILLEEAFHLEDVCKNETNTSHQFVHSFLSSQPPGWLGKYLYTPTIEWYWECVLRQWCYRMLALLLSLLSVAVVWSECTFFSTHPVLSLFAIFIQLAESDYNYLYIEMACFLTILFLCVCVYSTVFRIRVFNYYYLVPHHQTDAYSLLFSGMLFCRLTPPLCLNFLGLIHMDASISHQQRIETAYTTIMGSMRLLSFIADGFYIYYPMLIVLLCIATYCSLGTRCLNLLGFPQYISQSDDLTSELVEEGRELIRRERRNRQRSEDRESRKRGWRERYGEQRNVRRSRNGYSELKDNDSPSDNSDIAQLTRRESGDHTGLLQDVDTTSLDPSDSPTQRYAGGRYLSLASSRTPIFNNV, encoded by the exons ATGAGCGGTGGAGCCCTGGGTATCGAGATTGTGCTGGTCTTCTTCCTGCCACTTTTTCTCCTGCATCGCTATGGACACTTCCGCAAGCAGCACCCACTGGTGCTGTTCGGGACCCTCCTGTCCTGGTATCTCTGCTTCCTCATCGTCTTCATCCTTCCCCTGGATGTCAGCACG ACCATATATAACCAGTGTAAGATTGACAACGAGAAACCCAGGTCTCTGACCAGTTCAGACCCCTCTAATCAGACATCCAACTCCTCTGTCTTCCCTACAAG CACACCTAAAGTATGTCACAAACCATGGAGCTATATTCCTGATGGAATTCTGCCAGTGTTCTGGCGCGTGGTCTACTGGACCTCTCAGTGTCTGACCTG GCTGTTGCTCCCCTTCATGCAGTCCTATGCAAGCTCTGGGGGCTTTTCTATCCCCGGTAAGATTAAGACGGCCCTTATCGAGAACGCCATCTACTATGGCACCTACCTGGTCATCTTTTGCTCCTTGCTTATCTACTTGGCTGCCCATCCCCAGTGGCAGCTAACCTG GCAGGGTCTGCAAACCATTAGCATCGCAGCAGCAAACACCTGGGGGCTTTTCCTCTTGGTGCTGTTGCTAGGTTATGGCCTGGTGGAGATCCCGTGCTTGTACTGGAACTCCTCTCGCCACGGTTACCTGTTGGCCAAGACCTACTTCAAGGCGGCCAAGCTGTCAAAGGAAAAGTCAGACGCCGAGGAAAACATGGATGACGCCATGGAG GAGGTGGCAAATGTCAACGAATCAATCGGGTACGGTCACCCCCTAAGGATCAGCATTGACACTATTTTGAGAAAG TGTCCCATGGAAATCCAGGAGAAAATGGTGAGGCCGAACACAGAGGACAGTGAGGAGGAAAGCACACAGAGGACCTATCCTTCCAAAAGGAGCCTAGTGAAGCTTCATAAGCAA gTGATCTGTGCTGGCCAGAGACACAGTCAAACCCAGGTCCAGTGGGCGATCCTTCTGGAAGAGGCCTTCCATTTAGAGGACGTGTGTAAGAATGAGACCAATACCTCCCATCAGTTTGTCCATAGtttcctctcctcccagccacCCGGCTGGCTCGGCAAATACCTGTACACTCCTACCATAG AGTGGTACTGGGAGTGTGTGCTGCGACAGTGGTGCTACCGGATGCTGGCACTACTGctgtctctactctctgtggCTGTGGTGTGGTCTGAATGCACGTTCTTCAGCAcacatcctgtcctctctctcttcgcCATCTTCATCCAGTTAGCAGAGAGTGACTACAACTACTTGTACATAGAG ATGGCGTGCTTCCTCACTATTTTGTTCCTGTGCGTTTGTGTCTACTCCACCGTGTTCCGCATCCGAGTCTTCAACTACTACTACCTGGTACCTCATCATCAGACAGACGCCTACAGCCTACTGTTCAGCGGAAT GTTGTTCTGTCGACTGACTCCTCCGCTGTGTCTCAACTTCCTGGGTCTCATCCACATGGACGCCTCCATTTCTCACCAGCAGAGAATAGAGACAGCATACACCACA ATCATGGGCTCTAtgcgtctcctctccttcatagCAGATGGTTTCTACATCTATTACCCCATGCTCATAGTCCTCCTCTGCATCGCCACCTACTGCAG CCTGGGTACCCGCTGCCTCAACCTCCTGGGGTTCCCACAGTATATTAGTCAGAGCGATGACTTgacctctgagctggtggaagagGGCAGAGAGCTTATCAGAAGAG aaagAAGAAACCGACAGAGAAGCGAGGATAGGGAGAGTCGGAAACGA GGATGGAGAGAGCGCTATGGAGAACAGCGAAATGTGAGGAGGAGCAGAAATGGTTATTCCGAGTTAAAGGACAACGACTCTCCCTCAGACAACAGTGACA TTGCCCAGTTGACcaggagagagagcggggatCACACTGGGCTACTTCAGGACGTGGACACCACAAGCCTAGATCCTAGTGATTCTCCAACCCAGAG GTACGCAGGAGGACGTTACCTCTCCCTGGCGTCCTCTCGGACACCCATTTTCAACAATGTCTGA
- the lmbrd2a gene encoding G-protein coupled receptor-associated protein LMBRD2a isoform X3, whose amino-acid sequence MCLYCYLCTRPTVCAGFTQTHRQTVCEGDGTVCGYSSNRMSGGALGIEIVLVFFLPLFLLHRYGHFRKQHPLVLFGTLLSWYLCFLIVFILPLDVSTTIYNQCKIDNEKPRSLTSSDPSNQTSNSSVFPTSTPKVCHKPWSYIPDGILPVFWRVVYWTSQCLTWLLLPFMQSYASSGGFSIPGKIKTALIENAIYYGTYLVIFCSLLIYLAAHPQWQLTWQGLQTISIAAANTWGLFLLVLLLGYGLVEIPCLYWNSSRHGYLLAKTYFKAAKLSKEKSDAEENMDDAMEEVANVNESIGYGHPLRISIDTILRKCPMEIQEKMVRPNTEDSEEESTQRTYPSKRSLVKLHKQVICAGQRHSQTQVQWAILLEEAFHLEDVCKNETNTSHQFVHSFLSSQPPGWLGKYLYTPTIEWYWECVLRQWCYRMLALLLSLLSVAVVWSECTFFSTHPVLSLFAIFIQLAESDYNYLYIEIMGSMRLLSFIADGFYIYYPMLIVLLCIATYCSLGTRCLNLLGFPQYISQSDDLTSELVEEGRELIRRERRNRQRSEDRESRKRGWRERYGEQRNVRRSRNGYSELKDNDSPSDNSDIAQLTRRESGDHTGLLQDVDTTSLDPSDSPTQRYAGGRYLSLASSRTPIFNNV is encoded by the exons ATGTGTTTGTATTGCTACCTATGTACCCGCCCCACAGTCTGTGCAgggttcacacagacacacagacagacagtgtgtgaagGTGATGGCACAGTATGTGGGTATAGCAGCAACAGGATGAGCGGTGGAGCCCTGGGTATCGAGATTGTGCTGGTCTTCTTCCTGCCACTTTTTCTCCTGCATCGCTATGGACACTTCCGCAAGCAGCACCCACTGGTGCTGTTCGGGACCCTCCTGTCCTGGTATCTCTGCTTCCTCATCGTCTTCATCCTTCCCCTGGATGTCAGCACG ACCATATATAACCAGTGTAAGATTGACAACGAGAAACCCAGGTCTCTGACCAGTTCAGACCCCTCTAATCAGACATCCAACTCCTCTGTCTTCCCTACAAG CACACCTAAAGTATGTCACAAACCATGGAGCTATATTCCTGATGGAATTCTGCCAGTGTTCTGGCGCGTGGTCTACTGGACCTCTCAGTGTCTGACCTG GCTGTTGCTCCCCTTCATGCAGTCCTATGCAAGCTCTGGGGGCTTTTCTATCCCCGGTAAGATTAAGACGGCCCTTATCGAGAACGCCATCTACTATGGCACCTACCTGGTCATCTTTTGCTCCTTGCTTATCTACTTGGCTGCCCATCCCCAGTGGCAGCTAACCTG GCAGGGTCTGCAAACCATTAGCATCGCAGCAGCAAACACCTGGGGGCTTTTCCTCTTGGTGCTGTTGCTAGGTTATGGCCTGGTGGAGATCCCGTGCTTGTACTGGAACTCCTCTCGCCACGGTTACCTGTTGGCCAAGACCTACTTCAAGGCGGCCAAGCTGTCAAAGGAAAAGTCAGACGCCGAGGAAAACATGGATGACGCCATGGAG GAGGTGGCAAATGTCAACGAATCAATCGGGTACGGTCACCCCCTAAGGATCAGCATTGACACTATTTTGAGAAAG TGTCCCATGGAAATCCAGGAGAAAATGGTGAGGCCGAACACAGAGGACAGTGAGGAGGAAAGCACACAGAGGACCTATCCTTCCAAAAGGAGCCTAGTGAAGCTTCATAAGCAA gTGATCTGTGCTGGCCAGAGACACAGTCAAACCCAGGTCCAGTGGGCGATCCTTCTGGAAGAGGCCTTCCATTTAGAGGACGTGTGTAAGAATGAGACCAATACCTCCCATCAGTTTGTCCATAGtttcctctcctcccagccacCCGGCTGGCTCGGCAAATACCTGTACACTCCTACCATAG AGTGGTACTGGGAGTGTGTGCTGCGACAGTGGTGCTACCGGATGCTGGCACTACTGctgtctctactctctgtggCTGTGGTGTGGTCTGAATGCACGTTCTTCAGCAcacatcctgtcctctctctcttcgcCATCTTCATCCAGTTAGCAGAGAGTGACTACAACTACTTGTACATAGAG ATCATGGGCTCTAtgcgtctcctctccttcatagCAGATGGTTTCTACATCTATTACCCCATGCTCATAGTCCTCCTCTGCATCGCCACCTACTGCAG CCTGGGTACCCGCTGCCTCAACCTCCTGGGGTTCCCACAGTATATTAGTCAGAGCGATGACTTgacctctgagctggtggaagagGGCAGAGAGCTTATCAGAAGAG aaagAAGAAACCGACAGAGAAGCGAGGATAGGGAGAGTCGGAAACGA GGATGGAGAGAGCGCTATGGAGAACAGCGAAATGTGAGGAGGAGCAGAAATGGTTATTCCGAGTTAAAGGACAACGACTCTCCCTCAGACAACAGTGACA TTGCCCAGTTGACcaggagagagagcggggatCACACTGGGCTACTTCAGGACGTGGACACCACAAGCCTAGATCCTAGTGATTCTCCAACCCAGAG GTACGCAGGAGGACGTTACCTCTCCCTGGCGTCCTCTCGGACACCCATTTTCAACAATGTCTGA